A single region of the Vicia villosa cultivar HV-30 ecotype Madison, WI linkage group LG4, Vvil1.0, whole genome shotgun sequence genome encodes:
- the LOC131596589 gene encoding uncharacterized membrane protein At1g75140 yields MAVQQKGRFFIFCLFIFFSSVHVSSNPNNSPESCSIQSPSNDDESVSEYKTTNDQLNQQVLLNKLEELVRNLSDIVARLESKQLQHELPKVAQEKSRFTQVKGGGEDGRSSNGKVVVEDGGEFEGKTQNGERGKGMSVTKYTPFWSERFQFASAVKLDSDATCINVLPFKDHEGLSKYVAVSDEKGRVYVFLRNGDVLVEFDTLLDSPITAMVSYTSAFKNESFVVTGHENGGMLIHRVWEGSSGEDWSSLFMENVGKCVSPENHENGLAITLLEVHFVRRMKYILSADTSGKIKVFKESGLFYGSVTPSSKPLVFLKQRLMFLTETGAGSIDLRGMKIRESECEGLNHSLARGYVFDATERSKAYGFTSDGDLIYILLLGDVMNFKCRVRYKKKFEMEEPLAMQVIKGYLLIVNPKKVFVFNVSSPHYVRVGVPRPIFSSSIDELRSSFLNNPSPSLDDETKVMIPLIASDREKLVIVGLGGGYVGMYHSNLPIFKGEFNTMLWTSPVLFFVLFLFGAWHFFSKKKEALTSWGPDDPLAAASGAPLASSSTERSFVDSSSRTSADVMDLRSGALRGPPAPRRYGSPTRFPGGAASNYRLGTADHNPRPASVDPDFRAASELKYRASTMDPPGFPKRRDGMFVGNQVVNDRS; encoded by the coding sequence ATGGCGGTTCAACAAAAAGGCAGGTTTTTTATCTTCTGTTTGTTTATCTTTTTCTCTTCTGTTCATGTTTCTAGTAACCCTAATAATAGTCCTGAATCATGTTCAATACAATCACCTTCCAATGACGATGAATCTGTTTCTGAATACAAAACAACTAATGATCaattgaatcaacaagttttgttGAATAAGCTTGAAGAGTTAGTGAGAAATTTGAGTGATATAGTTGCAAGATTAGAATCAAAGCAACTGCAGCATGAGCTTCCTAAGGTTGCTCAAGAGAAAAGTAGGTTTACTCAGGTGAAGGGTGGTGGTGAGGATGGGAGATCAAGTAATGGTAAAGTAGTTGTTGAagatggtggtgaatttgagggGAAAACTCAGAATGGTGAGAGAGGTAAGGGAATGTCTGTGACCAAGTATACTCCTTTTTGGTCAGAGAGGTTTCAATTTGCATCTGCTGTGAAATTGGATTCTGATGCAACTTGTATAAATGTTTTGCCTTTTAAGGATCATGAAGGGTTGAGTAAGTATGTAGCAGTTAGTGATGAAAAGGGAAGGGTTTATGTGTTTTTGAGAAATGGTGATGTGTTGGTTGAGTTTGATACTTTATTGGATTCGCCTATTACGGCTATGGTTTCGTATACTTCTGCTTTTAAGAATGAGAGTTTTGTTGTAACTGGTCATGAAAATGGGGGGATGTTGATACATAGAGTTTGGGAGGGATCGAGTGGCGAAGATTGGAGTTCGTTGTTCATGGAAAATGTTGGCAAGTGTGTGTCACCTGAAAATCATGAGAATGGTTTGGCTATAACTTTGTTGGAAGTTCATTTTGTAAGGAGGATGAAGTACATTCTATCGGCCGATACTAGTGGGAAGATTAAGGTTTTTAAGGAAAGCGGTTTGTTTTATGGTTCTGTTACGCCGAGTAGTAAGCCGTTGGTTTTCTTGAAGCAAAGGCTAATGTTTTTGACAGAAACTGGTGCGGGATCTATTGATTTAAGGGGCATGAAAATACGAGAATCTGAATGTGAAGGGTTGAACCATTCTCTTGCTAGAGGTTATGTGTTTGATGCCACGGAGCGTTCTAAGGCTTATGGGTTTACGTCTGACGGCGATTTGATTTATATCTTGTTGCTTGGAGATGTAATGAACTTCAAATGCAGGGTTAGGTATAAGAAGAAGTTTGAAATGGAGGAGCCTCTTGCCATGCAGGTAATTAAAGGGTACTTGCTAATTGTTAACCCTAAAAAGGTTTTCGTGTTTAATGTTTCGTCTCCTCATTATGTGAGAGTCGGGGTGCCTCGGCCGATTTTCTCCTCAAGCATCGATGAACTTAGATCCTCATTCTTGAATAATCCTTCCCCGAGTTTGGATGACGAAACAAAAGTGATGATACCGTTGATAGCTAGTGACCGCGAAAAGCTTGTTATTGTTGGACTTGGAGGCGGTTATGTCGGAATGTATCATTCCAATCTTCCTATCTTTAAAGGCGAATTCAATACCATGTTATGGACTAGTCCGGTATTGTTCTTCGTACTTTTCCTTTTCGGGGCATGGCATTTTTTCTCCAAGAAGAAGGAAGCACTTACATCATGGGGACCAGATGATCCCTTAGCAGCAGCATCCGGTGCTCCCTTGGCATCTAGTTCAACCGAAAGATCTTTTGTCGATTCTTCTTCGAGAACTTCTGCTGATGTTATGGATCTTAGAAGTGGAGCTCTCAGAGGTCCACCAGCGCCTAGAAGGTACGGCTCTCCTACAAGGTTTCCTGGTGGAGCAGCAAGTAACTATAGACTTGGCACTGCTGATCACAATCCTAGACCAGCTTCAGTTGATCCCGATTTTCGAGCAGCGTCCGAGCTTAAATATAGGGCATCAACTATGGATCCTCCCGGTTTCCCGAAAAGAAGAGATGGCATGTTTGTAGGAAATCAAGTTGTAAATGATCGCAGTTGA